A window of Ictidomys tridecemlineatus isolate mIctTri1 chromosome 1, mIctTri1.hap1, whole genome shotgun sequence contains these coding sequences:
- the Cetn3 gene encoding centrin-3 isoform X2 — MSLALRSELVVDKTKRKKRRELSEEQKQEIKDAFELFDTDKDEAIDYHELKVAMRALGFDVKKADVLKILKDYDREATGKITFEDFNEVVTDWILERDPHEEILKAFKLFDDDDSGKISLRNLRRVARELGENMSDEELRAMIEEFDKDGDGEINQEEFIAIMTGDI, encoded by the exons ATGAGTTTAGCTCTGAG AAGTGAACTTGTAGTtgacaaaacaaagagaaaaaaaagaagagaacttTCTGAGGAACAGAAGCAAGAAATTAAAGATGCTTTTGAGCTATTTGATACAGACAAAGATGAAGCAATAGATTATCATGAATTAAAG GTGGCAATGAGAGCCTTGGGGTTTGATGTAAAAAAAGCTGATGTACTGAAGATTCTTAAAGATTATGACCGAGAAGCCACAGGGAAAATCACCTTTGAAGATTTTAATGAAGTTG TGACAGACTGGATATTGGAAAGAGACCCACATGAAGAAATACTGAAGGCATTTAAACtatttgatgatgatgattcAGGTAAAATAAGCTTGAGGAATTTGCGACGAGTTGCAAGagaattgggtgaaaatatgagTGATGAAGAACTTCGGGCTATGATAGAAGAGTTTGATAAAGATGGTGATGGAGAAA TAAATCAAGAGGAGTTCATTGCTATCATGACTGGTGATATTTAA
- the Cetn3 gene encoding centrin-3 isoform X1 produces the protein MSLALRSELVVDKTKRKKRRELSEEQKQEIKDAFELFDTDKDEAIDYHELKVAMRALGFDVKKADVLKILKDYDREATGKITFEDFNEVVTDWILERDPHEEILKAFKLFDDDDSGKISLRNLRRVARELGENMSDEELRAMIEEFDKDGDGENEENEMRNYSWQRYN, from the exons ATGAGTTTAGCTCTGAG AAGTGAACTTGTAGTtgacaaaacaaagagaaaaaaaagaagagaacttTCTGAGGAACAGAAGCAAGAAATTAAAGATGCTTTTGAGCTATTTGATACAGACAAAGATGAAGCAATAGATTATCATGAATTAAAG GTGGCAATGAGAGCCTTGGGGTTTGATGTAAAAAAAGCTGATGTACTGAAGATTCTTAAAGATTATGACCGAGAAGCCACAGGGAAAATCACCTTTGAAGATTTTAATGAAGTTG TGACAGACTGGATATTGGAAAGAGACCCACATGAAGAAATACTGAAGGCATTTAAACtatttgatgatgatgattcAGGTAAAATAAGCTTGAGGAATTTGCGACGAGTTGCAAGagaattgggtgaaaatatgagTGATGAAGAACTTCGGGCTATGATAGAAGAGTTTGATAAAGATGGTGATGGAGAAA atgaagaaaatgagatgaGGAACTATTCTTGGCAGAGGTATAACTAG